The Gammaproteobacteria bacterium genome includes a window with the following:
- a CDS encoding PDZ domain-containing protein produces the protein MIINTLTEALSDSAGEARTCTYNRAKPEETISVQAIHYAVTPLDPARHLFSVQCRIERPTADGQLLSLPSWIRGSYLVRDFAKHIVEFRADCDGKALGFERIDKRSLRIDACEGPLTLHYTVHAFDESVRKAYLDSRRGFFNGSSLFYRVVGADEAGYEMELQRAPYIEWKASTAMQPRETDSDGFGTYFAPDYEDLIDHPVELGPFTRLDFDVDGVPHAMVLSGRFEVDEARLRKDVAAICHVEREMFEQQPKLDRFLFLTNVVGMGYGGLEHRASTALICSRGDLPRPGDASTSKAYRQFLGLVSHEYFHLWNVKRITAASFHHSDLASEAYTRDLWHYEGVTSYYDDLFLLRAGLVDASTYLDVLSEQATRLQRTPGRQVHSLAESSFETWIKYYQPDDNTPNATVSYYIKGAIAALCLDLTLRLKSGKTLDDVMRAMWRRYGATGKGVPEGGLEAMAQSVSGLDLSAEFDDWLRGTGDLPLSALLAEFGVDAKRRAAVAEADAGGRTGGTPMNVWLGCKLRPGTTNVGYVLTDGPAAAAGLSGGDQIMAVDGLRVSATNWSSILASLWADEPVTVHYFRGDELMSTALKPVLPPQDTWTIALAPTPGEAALARRKAWLGL, from the coding sequence ATGATTATCAATACGCTCACAGAGGCGCTTTCGGATTCGGCAGGCGAAGCGCGGACATGCACGTACAATCGCGCAAAACCCGAGGAAACGATTTCCGTGCAAGCGATTCACTACGCCGTCACGCCGCTCGATCCGGCACGGCACTTGTTTTCCGTGCAATGCCGCATCGAGAGACCGACCGCGGACGGGCAATTGCTGAGCCTGCCGTCCTGGATACGCGGCAGTTATCTGGTACGCGACTTCGCCAAGCACATCGTCGAATTTCGCGCCGACTGCGACGGCAAGGCCTTGGGATTCGAGCGGATCGACAAACGCAGCCTGCGCATCGACGCCTGCGAGGGCCCGCTGACATTGCACTACACCGTGCACGCCTTCGACGAATCGGTACGCAAGGCCTATCTCGACAGCCGCCGCGGCTTCTTCAACGGCAGCTCGCTGTTCTACCGAGTGGTCGGTGCCGACGAAGCCGGCTACGAAATGGAACTGCAGCGCGCGCCGTACATCGAGTGGAAAGCCAGCACCGCGATGCAGCCGCGTGAAACCGACAGCGACGGCTTCGGCACCTACTTCGCGCCCGACTACGAAGACCTGATCGACCATCCGGTAGAACTCGGGCCGTTCACACGCCTGGACTTCGACGTGGACGGCGTGCCGCATGCGATGGTGCTGTCGGGCCGCTTCGAGGTGGACGAAGCGCGGCTGCGCAAGGACGTGGCAGCAATCTGCCATGTCGAGCGCGAAATGTTCGAGCAGCAGCCGAAGCTGGACCGGTTCCTGTTCCTGACCAACGTGGTCGGCATGGGCTACGGCGGGCTGGAGCACCGCGCCTCCACCGCCCTGATCTGCTCGCGCGGCGACCTGCCGCGGCCCGGCGACGCCAGCACGTCCAAAGCCTATCGGCAGTTCCTGGGTCTGGTCAGCCATGAGTATTTCCACCTGTGGAACGTCAAGCGCATCACCGCCGCCAGCTTCCACCACAGCGATCTCGCCAGCGAGGCCTACACCCGCGATCTCTGGCACTACGAGGGCGTGACCTCGTATTACGACGACCTGTTCCTGCTGCGCGCGGGACTGGTGGACGCATCGACCTATCTGGATGTGCTGTCCGAGCAGGCCACGCGCCTGCAACGCACGCCCGGGCGGCAGGTGCATTCCCTGGCCGAGTCCAGCTTCGAAACCTGGATCAAGTACTACCAGCCCGACGACAACACGCCCAACGCCACCGTCAGCTATTACATCAAGGGCGCCATCGCGGCGCTGTGCCTGGACCTGACGCTGCGCCTGAAATCCGGCAAGACACTGGACGATGTGATGCGCGCGATGTGGCGCCGCTATGGCGCAACGGGCAAGGGTGTGCCGGAGGGCGGACTGGAGGCGATGGCGCAAAGCGTATCCGGCCTGGATCTCTCGGCGGAATTCGACGACTGGCTGCGCGGCACCGGAGACCTGCCCCTGAGCGCCCTGCTGGCCGAATTCGGCGTGGACGCGAAGCGCCGCGCCGCAGTAGCCGAGGCCGACGCCGGCGGGCGCACCGGCGGCACGCCGATGAACGTCTGGCTGGGCTGCAAGCTACGCCCCGGCACCACCAATGTGGGCTATGTGCTGACCGACGGGCCGGCCGCCGCCGCCGGCCTGTCCGGTGGCGACCAGATCATGGCCGTCGACGGCCTGCGCGTGAGCGCGACCAACTGGTCGAGCATCCTCGCGTCGCTGTGGGCGGACGAGCCGGTCACCGTGCACTATTTCCGCGGCGATGAACTCATGAGCACCGCGCTCAAGCCGGTCCTGCCGCCCCAGGACACCTGGACCATCGCCTTGGCGCCCACGCCCGGCGAAGCCGCGCTGGCACGCCGCAAGGCCTGGCTCGGCCTGTAG